A region from the Candidatus Tenderia electrophaga genome encodes:
- a CDS encoding ATP synthase subunit gamma — translation METTERLQQQLESLGDLRSIVRTMKAMSAVSIRQYETAVHALADYFHTVEQGLYVVLRARGESAGPPPPMADTPHAAIVFGSDHGLCGRFNEDIATFTLAQLRQVAHTDEPCRLLVIGARAAGQLEDAGQRVEENFLVPGAAARIAVTVQHILLKLDEWRRAHKIDHVHLFYNRTTPGGTYQPTHIRLLPVQLQRFRRLDGKDRWPSRSLPGFTMPANKLLDGLLQQYFFVTLFRACAESQAAEHTSRLNAMQSASSNLDERIEEVTGQYRRVRQDNITSELIDVTTGFNALTGGEL, via the coding sequence ATGGAAACGACTGAGCGACTGCAGCAACAACTCGAAAGCCTGGGCGATCTGCGCTCGATTGTGCGCACCATGAAGGCCATGTCGGCGGTCAGTATCCGCCAATACGAGACCGCCGTGCATGCCCTGGCCGATTATTTTCACACCGTCGAGCAAGGGCTCTACGTCGTGTTGAGGGCGCGGGGCGAAAGCGCCGGCCCCCCGCCGCCAATGGCCGACACCCCCCATGCCGCTATCGTCTTCGGTTCGGATCACGGGCTCTGCGGCCGCTTTAATGAAGACATCGCCACCTTCACCTTGGCTCAATTGAGGCAGGTTGCGCATACCGATGAGCCATGCCGCCTACTGGTCATCGGCGCGCGCGCCGCCGGTCAGTTGGAAGACGCCGGGCAACGCGTTGAGGAAAACTTTTTGGTGCCGGGCGCCGCCGCGCGTATCGCCGTCACGGTTCAACACATACTACTCAAACTGGATGAATGGCGTCGCGCGCATAAAATCGACCACGTGCATTTGTTCTATAACCGGACCACGCCCGGCGGCACCTACCAGCCGACCCATATCCGCCTACTGCCGGTGCAACTGCAACGCTTCCGCCGCCTCGACGGTAAAGACCGCTGGCCTTCGCGCAGCCTGCCCGGTTTTACTATGCCCGCCAACAAACTGCTCGACGGCCTGCTGCAGCAATATTTCTTCGTGACCTTATTCCGCGCCTGCGCCGAATCCCAGGCGGCCGAACACACCAGCCGGCTCAATGCCATGCAGAGTGCCTCCAGCAACCTGGACGAGCGCATCGAAGAGGTCACAGGACAATACCGCCGCGTGCGCCAGGACAATATCACCAGCGAACTGATCGATGTCACGACCGGGTTCAATGCCTTGACCGGCGGCGAGCTTTGA
- a CDS encoding magnesium transporter MgtC gives MEAWVTGWNNLASHLGHMALAYVLALPIAWDREYRSQGAGLRTFPLVAVGSCAFVLIGMAVLSNSESHARILYGLMTGLGFIGGGAILKSEAGVKGSATAASIWITGAMGAAVAWQRYEIAIFLSLVDFLTLRLGARLKRAFGRNHNRDNPPR, from the coding sequence ATGGAGGCATGGGTCACCGGCTGGAATAATCTCGCTTCCCACCTCGGGCACATGGCATTGGCCTATGTGTTGGCGCTGCCCATCGCCTGGGATCGGGAATACCGGTCACAAGGCGCCGGTTTGAGGACGTTCCCCCTGGTGGCGGTAGGCAGTTGTGCTTTCGTCTTGATCGGCATGGCTGTGCTATCGAATTCCGAAAGCCACGCCCGTATTCTCTACGGATTGATGACCGGCCTGGGCTTTATCGGGGGTGGCGCCATCTTAAAAAGCGAGGCCGGCGTCAAGGGCAGCGCTACTGCAGCCAGCATCTGGATTACCGGCGCCATGGGCGCAGCGGTGGCGTGGCAGCGTTATGAGATCGCAATCTTCCTAAGCCTGGTGGATTTTTTGACCCTGCGCCTAGGGGCGCGCTTGAAAAGGGCTTTTGGTCGAAACCACAACCGAGACAACCCGCCTCGATAA
- a CDS encoding permease: protein MQRFLSHWHEAVMTSLGFFWMALWAFALGYLISSLIQVLVTRSRMQRAMGTAGARSMALAAFFGFISSSCSFSALASTRALLQKGAGLAPAMAFLLASTNLVVELGIVIAIFLSWQFVLGEYLGGILLILFAWLFIRLTKPKKLLQRVRQRLDRENGGDEAGAPDWRRKLFSVAGWQQIGETYVMEWQMVWKDVLIGFTLAGIISAFVPERFFELLFVGSGGSQAELSFFQVLAQTVVGPLAAFFTFIGSMGNIPLAALLFDHGVSFAGVMAFIFSDLVVLPVLRINAAYYGWRMSLYILAMLLSGLVVTALLLHYGLSTFDMLPERSGGDSPVSRDYFQFNYGFVLNLIFLLISAVLVWLWWRTRRGGHGHHHAHEGSASLTDKILRSLALVAVVWLAGGLLLGEA from the coding sequence ATGCAGCGCTTTTTATCACATTGGCACGAGGCGGTTATGACCAGTCTCGGGTTTTTTTGGATGGCCTTATGGGCCTTCGCCCTGGGCTATCTGATCAGCAGTCTGATTCAGGTCCTGGTAACTCGCAGCCGTATGCAGCGCGCGATGGGCACGGCCGGCGCCCGCAGTATGGCGTTGGCCGCGTTCTTCGGATTTATTTCCAGTTCCTGCAGCTTCTCCGCCCTGGCCTCCACCCGAGCACTGTTGCAGAAAGGGGCCGGCCTGGCGCCGGCCATGGCCTTTTTGCTGGCCTCCACCAATCTGGTGGTTGAACTGGGCATTGTCATCGCCATCTTTCTCAGTTGGCAGTTCGTGCTGGGCGAATACCTCGGTGGGATCTTACTGATTCTGTTCGCCTGGCTTTTTATTCGTCTGACAAAACCGAAAAAGCTGTTGCAGCGGGTACGCCAACGTCTCGATCGTGAGAATGGCGGGGACGAGGCCGGGGCGCCCGATTGGCGCCGAAAATTGTTCAGCGTGGCGGGTTGGCAGCAGATCGGCGAGACCTACGTGATGGAATGGCAGATGGTCTGGAAGGACGTGCTGATCGGTTTTACCCTCGCCGGGATCATATCGGCCTTCGTCCCGGAGCGCTTCTTCGAACTGTTGTTTGTCGGCTCGGGCGGCAGCCAGGCGGAGCTGAGTTTCTTCCAGGTCTTGGCGCAAACGGTCGTTGGGCCGCTGGCCGCGTTTTTCACATTTATCGGTTCCATGGGCAACATCCCGCTGGCCGCCCTGTTGTTCGACCACGGCGTCAGTTTTGCCGGCGTGATGGCGTTCATATTTTCCGACTTGGTGGTATTGCCGGTGTTGCGTATCAACGCCGCCTATTACGGGTGGCGCATGTCGTTATATATCTTGGCGATGTTGTTGAGCGGTCTGGTCGTGACTGCCCTACTATTGCACTATGGACTGTCGACATTCGATATGCTGCCTGAGCGTAGCGGCGGGGATTCGCCTGTGAGCCGGGATTATTTCCAATTCAATTACGGCTTCGTCCTAAACCTGATATTTTTATTGATCTCCGCGGTATTGGTCTGGCTGTGGTGGCGGACTCGGCGCGGCGGGCATGGCCATCATCACGCTCACGAGGGCTCTGCGTCGCTGACCGATAAGATATTGCGCAGTCTGGCGCTTGTCGCAGTTGTGTGGTTGGCGGGCGGTCTGTTGCTGGGGGAGGCTTAA